In the genome of Elusimicrobiota bacterium, one region contains:
- a CDS encoding methyltransferase domain-containing protein, whose product MSKKKANKRPHYGYYGFGYFHLIVGVDIILGAVVAIFLSEVIGIIAIVLGLWSLLGYWVGMYFSRQHEPYDLSDILNLKGDENVLDVGCGLGKATIGVAKLLNEGKAIGIDIWDRMDIMNASLERAYENAKIEGIKDKVEFRTGDALNIPFQDNSFDVVVAASLLDSFWSDSKRLKFLSEVLRVLRPGGKFLSMEPLRNLWMIVMIPLLAWKFLPKEKCIDLLERSGFVNLEYKYKDEMGYFLVEKRR is encoded by the coding sequence TATGGATATTATGGCTTTGGATACTTTCATCTTATTGTTGGTGTGGATATTATTTTGGGGGCAGTAGTTGCCATATTCCTTTCGGAAGTGATAGGGATAATTGCTATTGTCCTCGGTCTCTGGAGTTTGCTTGGATATTGGGTGGGAATGTATTTTAGTAGGCAGCATGAACCATATGATTTATCAGACATACTGAATTTGAAAGGTGATGAAAATGTATTAGATGTAGGATGTGGTTTAGGCAAAGCTACTATTGGAGTGGCAAAGCTTTTGAACGAAGGAAAGGCTATAGGAATCGATATCTGGGATAGAATGGATATTATGAATGCTTCTCTTGAACGAGCTTACGAGAATGCTAAGATTGAGGGTATAAAAGATAAAGTTGAATTTAGAACAGGAGATGCTCTCAACATACCTTTCCAAGATAATTCTTTTGATGTTGTAGTTGCTGCAAGTCTACTGGATAGTTTTTGGAGTGATTCAAAAAGACTTAAATTTTTGTCAGAGGTTTTGAGGGTTTTAAGACCAGGTGGAAAATTCCTATCCATGGAACCGTTACGAAATCTATGGATGATCGTTATGATCCCACTTTTAGCATGGAAGTTTCTCCCTAAAGAAAAATGCATAGATTTATTGGAGCGATCAGGATTCGTTAACCTTGAGTATAAATATAAAGACGAAATGGGGTATTTCTTGGTAGAAAAACGTAGGTAA